One Pseudomonas sp. AN-1 genomic region harbors:
- a CDS encoding ABC transporter ATP-binding protein/permease produces the protein MTPSNPPEHASISPLSRSPRVRGEFAVIADLLPYLRPYLGRISLALGLVVAAKLLNLLVPILLKQIVDDLNVEPSLLLLPVGLLLAYGAARIGVTLFTELRQVVFARVMARTSRQVTLRVFRHLHGLSLKFHLGRRTGGVARDVERGGSAIADLLDWTLYSIIPILLEVLLVTAVLVWAYDWRFAAVTLATLLTYGAWTFAVTEWRTRYYRASVEADTRANERAVDSLLNYETVKYFNNEEHEAIRYDENLRHLEDAKVKATVSLAVLNLGQAVVVSAGVTAMMWLAAAGVVDGSMTVGDLVLVNAYLLQLSAPLFLLGMMYREVKQALTNMERLFGLLDERQDVQDAPDARALVTRQPQVRFEDVRFGYDPRRQILQDIAFEIPAGGTVAVVGHSGCGKSTLARLLYRFYDVDGGRITIDDQDLRQLTQASLRAAIAIVPQDTVLFNDSIYYNILYGRPEASREEVEAAARAAHIHEFVENLPDGYATQVGERGLKLSGGEKQRVAIARAILKNPAILIFDEATSALDSQSERAIQAELEHIQIGRTTLVIAHRLSTVMNADQILVMDSGRIIERGTHTQLLAMNGQYAQMWHLQQQRSEQSTP, from the coding sequence ATGACACCCAGCAATCCCCCAGAACACGCCAGCATCTCTCCGCTGAGTCGCTCCCCGCGGGTACGCGGCGAGTTCGCCGTGATCGCCGACCTGCTGCCCTACCTGCGTCCCTACCTGGGGCGCATCTCGTTGGCACTGGGCCTGGTGGTGGCCGCCAAACTGCTCAACCTGCTGGTTCCCATTCTTCTCAAGCAGATTGTCGACGACCTCAATGTCGAACCCAGTCTGCTGCTGTTGCCGGTCGGACTCCTGCTGGCCTACGGCGCGGCACGCATCGGAGTCACCCTGTTCACCGAACTGCGCCAGGTGGTGTTCGCCCGGGTCATGGCGCGCACCTCGCGCCAGGTCACGCTCCGGGTGTTCCGCCACCTGCACGGGCTCAGTCTGAAATTCCACCTCGGGCGGCGCACCGGCGGCGTGGCGCGGGATGTCGAACGGGGCGGCAGTGCCATAGCCGATCTGCTCGACTGGACGCTGTACTCGATCATCCCGATCCTGCTGGAAGTGTTGCTGGTCACTGCCGTGCTGGTCTGGGCCTACGACTGGCGCTTTGCGGCCGTAACCCTCGCCACCCTGCTGACCTACGGGGCATGGACCTTCGCCGTCACCGAATGGCGCACCCGTTACTACCGCGCCTCGGTGGAGGCCGACACCCGTGCCAACGAGCGGGCGGTGGACTCCCTGCTCAACTACGAGACCGTCAAGTACTTCAACAACGAGGAGCACGAGGCGATTCGCTACGACGAGAACCTGCGGCATCTGGAGGATGCCAAGGTCAAGGCGACGGTCAGCCTGGCCGTGCTCAACCTCGGCCAGGCGGTGGTGGTGTCGGCCGGAGTCACCGCGATGATGTGGCTGGCTGCCGCCGGGGTCGTCGACGGCAGCATGACGGTCGGTGACCTGGTGCTGGTCAACGCCTATCTACTGCAGCTCTCCGCCCCCCTGTTCCTGCTCGGCATGATGTATCGCGAGGTCAAGCAGGCGCTGACCAACATGGAGCGCCTGTTCGGCCTGCTCGATGAGCGCCAGGACGTGCAGGATGCGCCCGATGCCAGAGCGCTAGTCACCCGCCAGCCCCAGGTGCGCTTCGAGGATGTGCGCTTCGGCTACGACCCGCGCCGGCAGATCCTCCAGGACATCGCCTTCGAGATCCCCGCCGGCGGCACTGTGGCGGTGGTCGGCCACTCCGGTTGCGGCAAGTCGACCCTGGCACGTCTGCTGTACCGCTTCTATGACGTCGACGGCGGTCGGATAACCATTGACGACCAAGATCTGCGCCAACTGACCCAGGCCTCCCTGCGCGCAGCCATCGCCATCGTTCCGCAGGACACCGTGCTGTTCAACGACAGCATCTACTACAACATCCTCTACGGCCGCCCGGAAGCCAGTCGCGAGGAAGTGGAGGCCGCCGCTCGTGCCGCACACATCCACGAGTTCGTGGAGAACCTTCCGGACGGCTACGCAACCCAGGTCGGCGAACGCGGCCTGAAACTCTCCGGCGGCGAAAAGCAGCGGGTGGCGATCGCCCGAGCAATCCTGAAGAATCCGGCCATCCTGATCTTCGACGAAGCCACCTCCGCGCTGGACTCGCAGTCCGAGCGGGCCATCCAGGCGGAACTTGAGCACATCCAGATCGGGCGCACTACCCTGGTCATCGCCCACCGCCTTTCCACCGTGATGAATGCCGACCAGATCCTGGTGATGGACAGCGGCCGCATCATCGAGCGCGGCACCCACACGCAGTTGCTCGCCATGAACGGCCAGTACGCGCAGATGTGGCACCTGCAGCAACAGCGCAGCGAGCAGTCGACGCCCTGA
- a CDS encoding O-acetyl-ADP-ribose deacetylase, producing the protein MPARLLALQADITSLAIDAIVNAANPSLLGGGGVSGAILRAAGPELVEACRQLGSCASGEAKLTAGYRLPARFVVHTVGPIWQGGQQGEAQVLASCYRRSLEVAAAAGARSLAFPSISTGIFSYPSAAAAAIAVATVRARVATLPTIESVVFCCFSAADLQIYTQLLEAGT; encoded by the coding sequence ATGCCTGCCCGACTGCTGGCCCTTCAGGCCGATATCACCAGCCTGGCGATAGATGCCATCGTCAATGCCGCCAATCCATCGCTCCTCGGCGGCGGTGGCGTTTCCGGAGCCATTCTGCGCGCGGCAGGCCCCGAACTGGTCGAGGCGTGTCGCCAGCTCGGCAGCTGTGCCAGCGGCGAGGCGAAGCTGACTGCCGGCTATCGGCTGCCAGCCCGCTTCGTCGTGCACACCGTCGGCCCGATCTGGCAGGGTGGCCAGCAGGGCGAAGCACAGGTACTGGCCTCCTGCTATCGACGCTCCCTCGAAGTCGCCGCAGCGGCCGGCGCCCGCAGCCTGGCCTTCCCGAGCATCAGCACCGGCATCTTCAGCTATCCCAGCGCCGCCGCCGCAGCCATCGCCGTGGCCACCGTGCGGGCCAGGGTCGCGACATTGCCGACCATCGAGTCGGTGGTGTTCTGCTGCTTTTCCGCAGCGGATCTGCAGATCTATACCCAGCTGCTCGAAGCCGGAACCTGA
- a CDS encoding DUF808 domain-containing protein translates to MAGSSLLALIDDIATILDDVSVMTKVAAKKTAGVLGDDLALNAQQVTGVAAERELPVVWAVAKGSLLNKLILVPAALLISALAPWAITPLLMLGGAFLCFEGFEKLAHKFLHSKAEEEANHARQLDALNDPAIDMVAFERDKIKGAVRTDFILSAEIIAITLGAVAAASFLKQVLVLSLIAVVMTVGVYGLVAGIVKLDDLGLHLRQRESRLAQRFGGAILGAAPYLMKGLSVVGTAAMFMVGGAILTHGISPVHHAIEQLAQASGSLAAVGAVAEALLPTLLDATFGVLVGALVVVLVTLCSKLRGKPGLVG, encoded by the coding sequence TTGGCCGGAAGCAGTCTGCTGGCATTGATCGATGACATTGCCACCATCCTCGACGATGTTTCGGTGATGACCAAGGTGGCGGCGAAGAAGACCGCCGGGGTGCTTGGCGATGACCTGGCCTTGAACGCCCAGCAGGTCACCGGCGTTGCGGCAGAGCGAGAGTTGCCGGTGGTATGGGCGGTCGCCAAGGGTTCACTGCTCAACAAGCTGATCCTGGTTCCCGCGGCCTTGCTGATCAGCGCGCTTGCGCCCTGGGCGATCACGCCTCTGCTGATGCTGGGCGGCGCCTTCCTGTGTTTCGAGGGCTTCGAGAAACTGGCTCACAAGTTCCTGCACAGCAAGGCGGAGGAGGAAGCCAATCATGCCCGTCAGCTTGACGCGCTCAATGACCCGGCCATCGACATGGTGGCGTTCGAGCGGGACAAGATCAAAGGAGCAGTCCGTACGGACTTCATCCTTTCGGCCGAGATCATTGCCATCACGCTCGGGGCTGTCGCTGCGGCCAGCTTTCTGAAGCAGGTGCTGGTGCTGTCGCTGATTGCCGTCGTCATGACGGTAGGGGTCTATGGCCTGGTAGCGGGGATCGTCAAGCTGGATGACCTCGGCCTGCATCTGCGACAGCGGGAGTCGCGTCTGGCACAGCGCTTCGGTGGCGCCATCCTCGGCGCTGCCCCCTACCTGATGAAAGGGCTGTCCGTGGTGGGGACGGCCGCGATGTTCATGGTTGGCGGCGCCATCCTGACTCACGGCATATCCCCGGTTCATCATGCCATCGAGCAACTCGCTCAGGCGAGCGGTAGCCTCGCCGCAGTCGGCGCTGTCGCCGAGGCCCTGCTTCCCACACTGCTCGATGCCACCTTCGGCGTGCTGGTTGGCGCCCTGGTGGTCGTGCTGGTGACGCTGTGCAGCAAGCTGCGGGGCAAGCCAGGTCTGGTAGGGTAG